The Aspergillus luchuensis IFO 4308 DNA, chromosome 6, nearly complete sequence genome segment AAATCTCACCTCGACTTACCCCGCACGTATTCACCCGATTGAAGGAATTTATCACGAAACGGCTCTTGGGCAGATTCTCGTGGCCGTCTCAGATCCCGGGAGGGGCGTGATAGTAGGAAACTATATCCCTCACTAACTCTTCATGGAAGCGTGGGGTAGCCCGATTAGTGCTAGTAAGGGTTTTTCTTCATGTACGATGACTTCAAGAGATCGACATCGGGTAGTGTGCAACTTACTCGGGATTATGAAGGGCCAGTGAGAGGTGAGATCCTGCGGGTAGTCTCGGATACGAAGACGCCGGTCGTGCTTGAGATTCCTCCTCGAACCGGAGTTGCCGTGATTCTTGATGCAGGAGAAGAGTCGGGCAGATGGATTCCATTGAGGGCTTTGTTGGGTTGACATGTGGGATGATGCCATAggatgaggtgaagaaggtgaagaaggaagaagaatggagtTGTGATGGTCAGCTGCGCCTAGTTCCTTTTCAGCTACAGAGGGAGTCTTTGCAGATTCGCCCACAATAATCCAGCTCCTTGTACAATGATAGCACATTTGACACAAATTGTCATTTTTGTCATTATCAACCATCCATGTCTTCTCATATAACTCATAAACGCTAAGAATCATAATAATTACACCCGCCAACGCCATAACATGCACATAGAACAGAAATCTAGAACCCTGTAAGGACCCAACTTTCAAATGGAACACCACGAGGCTCTCTCCTGCCATTCTCCTGCGTATACAAGACGGGCTCGAACTCGCACGACGCAGCATACTGTCGAACCAATTGCCTCCAGTAACACGACTCCGCAGCAGGTGTCAAATACCGATCCCGAAACGTCTTCACCGAATTCTCCGCAATGCGTTGCGCAGTCTCCGGATGATCGATAAGAAACTCCATCTTCTGATCAAGGTCCGAAAAGTCGCGCTTGACCTCAACGTAATTCGCCTCCGGTCCAGACGCAATGAGCGCAGCATGATGTGCCTCGCGCCAGACCAGCTTATGCGAAACCACCACGGAGCGACAATTCAGTAGATACTTTCCGCGGCCTGAGAAGCTGCGTCCTTCTGCATGGGCCAGGAACATATATTGGCAGTAATCCTCCATTGGGAGGAGATTGAACCGGACATCATTTTCATCGTCCCAGTCAATCACCCGGATGCTTGCCCAGCTCCTGCCTTGCGCTGCCTTCAACAGCTTTCCCCGGACTTCGGGGTTCGTAGCAACACTACCTCTCCAGGCGAGCTGCTTTTTCTTATCCGGGAAGGGTAGACCTGGAATGAACTTTCCATCCAGGGTTACTTCACCATCGTCGACGGCAGCAATGCGGCGGCGAATATCC includes the following:
- a CDS encoding DUF821 domain protein (CAZy:GT90;~COG:S;~EggNog:ENOG410PMW2;~InterPro:IPR006598;~PFAM:PF05686;~TransMembrane:1 (i12-34o)) gives rise to the protein MQLLQNQLTSFRFIATGAVLSLILTTFLIFGAQYSNDVAKYALKTSLKPTPQTCLQTSLPEAGNATAWEFMVERDGDNHGLSDEQCRLAFPKLFVELDKSASLREGHRITFKEVDSLQVEDGMVRGIIHHGELYVVDFGAMPATFTRGKSTLHALHRALASFPDRGSLPDIEFVLTTEDYSIHQGPVWSYSKRDEQGNVWLMPDFGYWSWPEVKIGPYKDIRRRIAAVDDGEVTLDGKFIPGLPFPDKKKQLAWRGSVATNPEVRGKLLKAAQGRSWASIRVIDWDDENDVRFNLLPMEDYCQYMFLAHAEGRSFSGRGKYLLNCRSVVVSHKLVWREAHHAALIASGPEANYVEVKRDFSDLDQKMEFLIDHPETAQRIAENSVKTFRDRYLTPAAESCYWRQLVRQYAASCEFEPVLYTQENGRREPRGVPFESWVLTGF